One Mycolicibacterium parafortuitum DNA segment encodes these proteins:
- a CDS encoding Zn-ribbon domain-containing OB-fold protein, producing the protein MVNHVSSTQRALAPEISTWPNSDPQLVGSTCAGCGATTFPVQQRCPKCSGGEMSDVLLPRRGTLVAWTTQGFPPGAPYKGPAGKDFVPFGVGLVQLDDTIRVEGRLTENDPEKLKFGQPVELTMIPFTKDEDGTEVVTFAFRPVEN; encoded by the coding sequence ATGGTCAATCACGTGTCGAGCACGCAGCGGGCGTTGGCGCCCGAAATCTCCACCTGGCCGAACTCAGATCCGCAGCTCGTCGGCAGCACCTGCGCCGGCTGCGGTGCCACCACCTTCCCGGTGCAGCAGCGCTGCCCGAAGTGCAGTGGCGGTGAGATGTCCGATGTGCTGCTCCCCCGGCGCGGCACGCTGGTCGCCTGGACGACGCAGGGCTTCCCGCCCGGAGCGCCGTACAAGGGCCCGGCCGGAAAGGATTTCGTACCGTTCGGGGTCGGTCTCGTCCAACTTGACGACACGATCCGCGTCGAGGGCCGCCTCACCGAGAACGACCCGGAGAAGCTGAAATTCGGCCAGCCGGTCGAGCTGACCATGATCCCGTTCACCAAGGACGAGGACGGGACCGAGGTCGTCACCTTCGCCTTCCGGCCCGTCGAGAACTGA
- a CDS encoding amidohydrolase family protein yields the protein MGQLSHRVEIPFPLFDADNHLYEPPEAMTKYLPKEYKDIVQYVEINGRTKIALNGQISNYIPNPTFSVVAKPGAWEEYFKYGNPDGKSKRELFGEPMKAIPAFFEPEPRIKVMDELGVDRSLMFPTLASLIEERLSDDPVAIHVIIHSLNQWLDEVWGFNYQNRIFTTPVITLPIVEKAIEELEWCVKRGARAILIRPAPVPGFRGPRSFALPEFDPFWERVVHHDIFVGMHSSDSGYSRYTSEWDGKAQEMLPFQTNAMSILNEWRPIQDAVASWVIHGALFRHPKLKVGIVEAGSKWMFPLLDSMAEVYKKAPEAFLGNPIEEIKNRIYVSPFYEEGIDDLINLIGVDQVLYGSDWPHPEGLAEPTHYVTALEHLSVEDQAKIMGGNLGRLVTT from the coding sequence ATGGGACAACTGTCGCACCGGGTTGAGATCCCGTTCCCGCTGTTCGATGCGGACAACCACCTCTATGAGCCGCCAGAGGCGATGACCAAGTACCTGCCCAAGGAGTACAAGGACATCGTCCAGTACGTCGAGATCAACGGGCGCACCAAGATCGCGCTGAACGGCCAGATCAGCAACTACATTCCGAACCCGACGTTCTCGGTGGTCGCCAAGCCGGGTGCGTGGGAGGAGTACTTCAAGTACGGCAACCCGGACGGCAAGAGCAAGCGCGAGCTGTTCGGTGAGCCGATGAAGGCCATTCCGGCGTTCTTCGAGCCCGAGCCGCGCATCAAGGTGATGGACGAGCTCGGCGTCGACCGCAGCCTGATGTTCCCGACGCTGGCCAGCCTGATCGAGGAGCGGCTCTCCGACGATCCGGTCGCCATCCACGTGATCATCCACTCGCTGAACCAGTGGCTGGACGAGGTGTGGGGCTTCAACTACCAGAACCGCATCTTCACCACGCCGGTCATCACGCTGCCGATCGTCGAGAAGGCGATCGAGGAACTCGAGTGGTGCGTCAAGCGCGGTGCCCGCGCGATCCTGATCCGGCCGGCTCCGGTGCCCGGTTTCCGCGGCCCGCGCTCGTTCGCGCTGCCCGAGTTCGATCCGTTCTGGGAGCGCGTCGTCCACCACGACATCTTCGTCGGTATGCACTCCTCCGACAGTGGCTACTCGCGCTACACCTCGGAGTGGGACGGCAAGGCCCAGGAGATGCTGCCCTTCCAGACCAACGCGATGTCGATCCTCAACGAGTGGCGTCCGATCCAGGACGCGGTGGCGTCGTGGGTGATCCACGGTGCGCTGTTCCGGCACCCGAAGCTCAAGGTCGGCATCGTCGAGGCCGGCTCGAAATGGATGTTCCCGCTGCTGGACTCGATGGCCGAGGTGTACAAGAAGGCGCCCGAGGCCTTTCTCGGCAACCCGATCGAGGAGATCAAGAACCGCATCTACGTCAGCCCGTTCTACGAGGAGGGCATCGACGACCTGATCAACCTGATCGGTGTGGACCAGGTGCTCTACGGTTCGGACTGGCCGCATCCGGAGGGCCTCGCGGAACCGACGCACTACGTCACCGCCCTCGAGCACCTCTCGGTCGAGGACCAGGCCAAGATCATGGGTGGCAACCTGGGGCGCCTCGTCACGACGTGA
- a CDS encoding FadD3 family acyl-CoA ligase, whose translation MTYQGQWRTLPELVASAADRFGDAEAVVDGPLRLSFAEVGERISCAAGAFADLGIEKGDRAAIWAPNSAEWIIAAFGLLTAGGVLVPVNTRFKSDEASDIISRSGAKAVLVQQGFLGVEYTLPSSWAGRRPPVIDLKSDFLSSGRPFSRPVDGDDISDIIFTSGTTGRPKGVMMNHRQNLRLYQEWCDLADLREGDRYLMVNPYFHTFGYKAGLIASFIRGATMLPVPVFDVDRVVELIAAERITMLPGPPTLYHSLLSVPDKSKLSTLRAGVTGAADIPVELIRRVHEELPFQTLATGYGLTEAGTVTLSRPGDSFEDIATTAGVACDGVEMRIAEDGEVLVRGYTVMQGYLDDPAATAEAIDGEGWLHTGDLGTVDDAGRLRIVGRKKDMFIVGGFNAYPAEIEGFLLEHPAVAQAAVIGVPDERLGQVGKAFVVPKAGSGDPAAELNKDDLVAWCRDRMAGFKVPRYVEFLDELPLNATGKVMKDRLEASPR comes from the coding sequence GTGACGTACCAAGGCCAATGGCGGACCCTCCCTGAGTTGGTCGCCAGCGCAGCGGACCGATTCGGCGACGCGGAAGCGGTCGTCGACGGTCCGCTGCGCTTGTCCTTCGCAGAAGTCGGCGAGCGGATCAGCTGTGCTGCAGGAGCTTTCGCCGACCTCGGCATCGAGAAGGGGGACCGGGCGGCGATCTGGGCCCCCAACAGCGCCGAATGGATCATCGCCGCGTTCGGGCTGCTGACCGCCGGCGGGGTGCTCGTGCCCGTCAACACCCGGTTCAAGTCCGACGAAGCGTCCGACATCATCAGCCGCAGCGGCGCGAAGGCTGTTCTGGTGCAGCAGGGATTTCTCGGGGTCGAGTACACGCTGCCTTCGTCGTGGGCTGGACGGCGACCGCCCGTCATCGATCTGAAATCCGACTTCCTCTCCAGCGGAAGGCCTTTCAGCAGACCTGTCGACGGCGACGACATCTCCGACATCATCTTCACCTCCGGCACCACCGGGCGGCCCAAGGGTGTGATGATGAACCACCGCCAGAATCTGCGGCTCTACCAGGAGTGGTGCGACCTCGCCGACCTGCGCGAGGGTGACCGCTATCTGATGGTCAACCCGTATTTCCACACCTTCGGCTACAAGGCCGGGCTGATCGCGTCATTCATCCGGGGCGCCACGATGCTGCCGGTGCCGGTATTCGACGTCGACCGCGTGGTGGAACTCATTGCCGCCGAGCGCATCACGATGCTGCCCGGGCCGCCCACGCTCTATCACTCGCTGTTGTCGGTGCCGGACAAGTCCAAATTGTCCACGTTGCGCGCCGGGGTCACCGGGGCCGCGGACATCCCCGTCGAGCTGATCCGGCGGGTACACGAGGAGCTGCCGTTCCAGACGCTCGCGACGGGTTACGGGCTGACCGAGGCCGGGACGGTGACACTGTCGCGCCCGGGGGATTCGTTCGAGGACATCGCGACCACCGCGGGCGTCGCGTGCGACGGTGTCGAGATGCGCATCGCCGAGGACGGCGAGGTGCTGGTGCGCGGCTACACCGTGATGCAGGGCTACCTCGACGACCCGGCGGCCACCGCCGAGGCCATCGACGGCGAGGGCTGGTTGCACACCGGCGACCTCGGCACCGTCGACGACGCCGGGCGACTCCGCATCGTCGGGCGCAAGAAGGACATGTTCATCGTCGGCGGCTTCAACGCCTACCCGGCCGAGATCGAGGGGTTCCTGCTGGAGCATCCCGCCGTGGCGCAGGCCGCGGTGATCGGGGTGCCCGACGAGCGGCTGGGCCAGGTGGGCAAGGCGTTCGTGGTGCCGAAGGCGGGCTCGGGCGATCCCGCCGCAGAGCTGAACAAGGACGATCTGGTGGCCTGGTGCCGAGACCGAATGGCAGGTTTCAAGGTGCCGCGGTATGTAGAGTTCCTCGACGAGTTGCCGTTGAACGCCACCGGCAAGGTGATGAAGGACCGCCTGGAGGCCAGCCCGCGCTGA
- a CDS encoding VOC family protein, whose product MKPPGAIRQIGYVVTDLDRALDGWVCLGVGPWFVIRNLEQRVTYRGVPCEITLSLALANSGDMQVEVICQHDDTPSVFTEFLAARGPGFHQLAYWTEDFESTMAGLAETGWPVVWSGGEDVGTRFAYLEPPGGPAAAIEIMELTDATSGMATFLRDAAASWDGTDPIRELSG is encoded by the coding sequence GTGAAGCCTCCCGGTGCCATTCGTCAGATCGGCTACGTCGTCACTGATCTGGATCGCGCGCTGGACGGTTGGGTCTGTCTGGGTGTCGGGCCGTGGTTCGTGATCCGCAACCTCGAACAGCGTGTGACCTATCGCGGCGTGCCGTGCGAGATCACGCTGTCGCTGGCGCTGGCCAACAGCGGGGACATGCAGGTCGAGGTGATCTGTCAGCACGACGACACCCCGAGCGTGTTCACCGAGTTCCTCGCCGCCCGCGGCCCCGGCTTTCACCAGTTGGCTTATTGGACAGAGGATTTCGAATCCACCATGGCCGGACTGGCCGAGACCGGATGGCCGGTGGTGTGGTCCGGTGGTGAGGATGTCGGCACACGGTTCGCCTATCTGGAACCGCCCGGTGGCCCCGCGGCCGCCATCGAGATCATGGAGCTGACCGATGCCACCTCGGGGATGGCGACGTTCCTGCGCGACGCGGCGGCGTCGTGGGACGGCACGGACCCGATCCGGGAGTTGTCCGGCTGA
- a CDS encoding MerR family transcriptional regulator, with protein MAEYRLDDLAHVSGVSARNIRAYRERGLLDPPRRAGRTALYDDHHLSQLDAISRLLGKGYSSAHIAEFFAAVRRGSDLADELGLPREVLTRAGRTYRRGLPLDLDAGRAEVHTLVEYGVAEVVDARPVILDHAVAEVLQRSPDPLGYARTLARFLRSAAGPVDSLAETLAVCLDQLYRDRVGDRVPRPQELTELRGIAADYRALAEAAAAVRLRLAMRRHLGASGVGRAVAALLDEPWRSCRGA; from the coding sequence ATGGCGGAATACCGGCTCGACGATCTCGCCCACGTCTCCGGAGTCAGCGCCAGGAACATCCGTGCGTACCGGGAGCGGGGCCTGCTCGATCCGCCGCGGCGGGCCGGGCGCACCGCGCTGTACGACGATCACCATCTGTCGCAGCTTGATGCGATCAGCCGACTCCTTGGCAAGGGCTACAGCTCGGCCCACATCGCGGAGTTCTTCGCGGCGGTGCGGCGGGGGTCTGACCTGGCCGACGAGCTCGGCCTGCCGCGCGAGGTGCTCACTCGGGCGGGGCGGACGTACCGCCGCGGCCTGCCACTCGACCTGGACGCCGGCAGGGCTGAAGTCCACACCCTGGTCGAGTACGGCGTCGCCGAGGTGGTGGACGCCCGCCCGGTGATTCTCGACCACGCCGTCGCCGAGGTCCTGCAGCGGTCTCCAGACCCGCTGGGGTATGCGCGAACGCTGGCCCGCTTCCTGCGGTCGGCCGCGGGTCCGGTCGACTCCCTGGCGGAGACGCTGGCCGTGTGTCTCGACCAGCTGTACCGGGACCGCGTCGGGGACCGGGTGCCGCGGCCGCAGGAACTGACCGAGCTTCGCGGGATCGCTGCGGATTACCGGGCGCTCGCCGAGGCAGCCGCGGCCGTCCGGCTACGGCTCGCGATGCGGCGCCATCTGGGCGCTTCCGGGGTGGGGCGCGCCGTGGCGGCTCTGCTCGACGAGCCGTGGCGGTCCTGTCGCGGGGCCTGA
- a CDS encoding IspD/TarI family cytidylyltransferase, which translates to MHAVGVVLAAGLGTRVGADGNKAYLLLAGRSMVTWSLDTLTRIPDVTRTILVFRRGEHDLARDTVRRELGDVPVEFVEGGDTRHASETNLMRYLADDIESGAVDVVAIHDAARPLAPPAMFTEAITLARRYGGALPALPAANLAGAGDDGLSPVPDRAALVRVQTPQAFRARDLLAAYRGAESDGFEGTDTSSCVERYTAVQVRTFAGHATNFKVTYARDVAVAERLLRDREPLTDSR; encoded by the coding sequence ATGCATGCGGTCGGGGTGGTGTTGGCCGCAGGTCTGGGCACCCGGGTGGGCGCCGACGGCAACAAGGCCTATCTGCTGCTGGCCGGACGCTCCATGGTGACCTGGTCGCTGGACACGCTGACCCGGATACCTGATGTGACGCGCACGATCCTGGTGTTCCGCCGTGGCGAGCACGACCTCGCCCGCGACACCGTGCGCCGCGAACTCGGCGATGTCCCGGTCGAATTCGTCGAGGGCGGCGACACCCGGCATGCCTCGGAGACCAATCTGATGCGCTACCTGGCCGACGACATCGAGTCCGGCGCGGTCGACGTGGTGGCCATCCATGACGCCGCCCGCCCGCTGGCGCCGCCCGCGATGTTCACCGAAGCCATCACGCTGGCCCGGCGCTACGGCGGCGCGCTGCCCGCGCTGCCCGCCGCGAACCTCGCCGGTGCGGGCGACGACGGCTTGTCGCCGGTCCCCGACCGCGCCGCACTGGTGCGGGTGCAGACTCCGCAGGCGTTCCGCGCCCGCGACCTGTTGGCCGCCTACCGCGGCGCCGAATCCGACGGCTTCGAGGGCACCGACACCTCGTCATGCGTCGAGCGGTACACCGCGGTGCAGGTGCGTACGTTCGCCGGGCACGCGACCAACTTCAAGGTCACCTACGCGCGTGACGTCGCCGTCGCCGAACGGCTGCTCCGCGACCGGGAGCCGCTCACCGACTCGCGATGA
- a CDS encoding enoyl-CoA hydratase/isomerase family protein: MVELEIDDGLAIITIDRPHARNAISLETMDQLDEALDGAGGAAALALTGAGDKAFVSGGDLKELSALRTVEQAGAMSLRMRSICDRIAGFPGPTVAALNGHALGGGAEFAVSADIRLAADDIKIGFNQVALEIMPAWGGAERLVELVGYSRALLLAGTGRILAATDAERIGLIDQVIPRASFDEQWRLTARLLAKRPAGQVKRVMRGASTTEAVAAFAHLWVSDEHWAAADKVMNKGK; this comes from the coding sequence ATGGTCGAGCTGGAGATCGATGACGGTCTGGCGATCATCACGATCGATCGGCCGCACGCGCGCAACGCGATCTCGCTCGAGACGATGGACCAGCTCGACGAGGCTCTCGACGGTGCCGGCGGGGCGGCGGCGCTGGCCCTGACCGGCGCGGGCGACAAGGCGTTCGTCTCCGGCGGCGACCTCAAGGAACTGAGCGCGTTGCGCACCGTCGAACAGGCCGGCGCGATGTCCTTACGGATGCGCTCGATCTGCGACCGCATCGCGGGGTTCCCGGGTCCGACGGTGGCCGCGCTCAACGGTCATGCCCTGGGTGGCGGGGCCGAGTTCGCGGTGTCCGCCGACATCCGGCTTGCCGCTGACGACATCAAGATCGGCTTCAATCAGGTGGCCCTGGAGATCATGCCCGCGTGGGGCGGGGCCGAGCGCCTGGTGGAACTCGTCGGCTACAGCCGGGCACTGCTGCTGGCAGGCACCGGGCGGATCCTGGCGGCCACCGACGCGGAACGCATCGGTCTGATCGACCAGGTGATTCCGCGGGCCAGTTTCGACGAGCAGTGGCGCCTGACCGCCCGGCTGCTGGCCAAGCGCCCGGCGGGTCAGGTCAAGCGGGTGATGCGCGGAGCGTCCACGACGGAAGCGGTCGCCGCGTTCGCGCACCTATGGGTGTCCGACGAGCACTGGGCCGCCGCGGACAAGGTGATGAACAAGGGCAAGTGA
- a CDS encoding MFS transporter: MRPWIVWATGLLAYIVAVFDRTTLGVSGLAAAERFSAGPTVLSMFVVLQVVVYACAQVPAGLLLDRYGSRVLIVSGATLMASGQLALAFTESLPAAVAARAVVGLGDAVTFISVLRLVPHWFAPRQIPVVTQLTGIVGQLGQVLSAVPFLAILSAAGWSVAYASAAAFGALSLVLILLIVKNTPDGSAATAEAMSVRETLTSVKTVWLRPGTRLGFFTHMGTQFSITIFALMWGLPYLTVAQGLSAGAAGALLSLSVATAIASGILIGVFTGRYPHRRSWIVLGIIGSNAVVWTVVLSLPGPAPLWLLVVLVAVISVGGPGSMVGFDFARTFNTRATLGTAQGMVNMGGFLVSLILMQAMGMVMEAKGGISFDSFRQAWTLQYAVWALAVLGILVTRRKARRQLEKDDRFLLEDIKT, encoded by the coding sequence GTGCGTCCCTGGATTGTTTGGGCCACCGGGCTACTCGCCTACATCGTCGCCGTCTTCGACCGGACCACCCTCGGCGTCTCCGGGCTGGCCGCCGCGGAACGTTTCTCCGCCGGACCGACCGTGCTGTCGATGTTCGTCGTGTTGCAGGTGGTGGTCTACGCCTGCGCGCAGGTGCCCGCGGGCTTGCTACTCGACCGGTACGGATCACGGGTGCTGATCGTGTCGGGAGCGACGCTGATGGCCTCGGGTCAGCTGGCGTTGGCCTTCACCGAATCCCTGCCCGCCGCGGTTGCGGCGCGCGCGGTGGTCGGCCTGGGCGACGCCGTCACCTTCATCTCGGTGCTGCGGCTGGTCCCCCACTGGTTCGCGCCGCGTCAGATCCCCGTCGTCACCCAGCTGACCGGCATCGTCGGGCAGCTCGGGCAGGTGCTGTCAGCCGTGCCGTTCCTGGCGATCCTGTCCGCCGCGGGCTGGTCGGTGGCCTACGCGTCGGCCGCGGCCTTCGGCGCCCTGTCGCTCGTACTGATCCTGCTGATCGTGAAGAACACCCCGGACGGATCCGCGGCGACCGCCGAGGCGATGTCGGTTCGCGAAACCCTGACCAGCGTCAAGACGGTGTGGTTGCGACCGGGAACACGGCTGGGCTTCTTCACGCATATGGGCACCCAGTTCTCCATCACGATCTTCGCGCTGATGTGGGGCCTGCCCTATCTCACCGTGGCGCAGGGCCTGTCGGCAGGCGCGGCCGGAGCGTTGCTGAGCCTGTCGGTTGCCACCGCGATCGCGTCCGGGATCCTGATCGGCGTCTTCACCGGGCGTTATCCCCACCGTCGCTCCTGGATCGTGCTCGGCATCATCGGCAGCAATGCGGTGGTGTGGACGGTGGTGCTGAGCCTGCCGGGCCCGGCGCCGCTGTGGCTGCTCGTGGTGCTCGTCGCGGTCATCTCGGTCGGCGGGCCCGGGTCGATGGTCGGCTTCGATTTCGCCAGGACGTTCAACACCCGCGCCACGCTGGGCACCGCGCAGGGCATGGTCAACATGGGCGGCTTCCTTGTGTCGCTGATCCTGATGCAGGCCATGGGCATGGTCATGGAGGCCAAGGGCGGCATCTCGTTCGACTCGTTCCGGCAGGCGTGGACACTGCAGTACGCGGTGTGGGCCCTGGCCGTACTCGGCATCCTGGTCACCCGGCGGAAAGCCCGCAGGCAGCTGGAGAAGGACGACAGGTTCCTGCTGGAGGACATCAAGACCTGA
- a CDS encoding AMP-binding protein, with the protein MRRIPAELVERYEREGYWTRETLGDMLADGLKKSPDAGFYVHSAMRPYSGTFGDVEHDARRLAAGLRERGVGAGDVVALQLPNWREAAVTFWASAFLGAVVVPIVHFYGRKELAHILATAAPRVFVTTGEFGRLRYQPDLCAGVPIVALVGDEHESSGHVYAFEDLLAAEPMQGTVAADPAAPALIAFTSGTTRDPKGVIHSHQTLSFETRQLLENYPPDRGRQLTATPVGHFIGMLGAFLIPVLEGAPIDLCDVWDPGRVLALIERDGLSVGGGPPYFVTSLLDHPDCRPEHLSHFKTVGLGGSTVPAAVTRRLTDLGMFVFRSYGSTEHPSITGSRPDAPEDKRLFTDGDARPGVEIKLGPDGEIYSRGPDLCLGYIDEELTARAFDDDGWYRTGDIGVLDEDGYLTITDRKADVIIRGGENISALEVEEVLLAMPPVAEAVVVAAPDERLGEHTAAVLRIRDGHEMPTLEDVRAHFRSVGVATQKWPEELHRVPAGEDFPRTASGKVQKYMIRQQVAESAQRVVAAQQK; encoded by the coding sequence ATGCGAAGGATCCCTGCAGAGCTCGTCGAACGATACGAGCGCGAGGGCTATTGGACCCGCGAGACCCTCGGCGACATGTTGGCCGACGGGCTCAAGAAGAGTCCGGACGCCGGCTTCTACGTGCACTCTGCCATGCGGCCGTATTCGGGCACCTTCGGCGACGTCGAGCACGATGCGCGGCGGTTGGCCGCCGGACTGCGGGAGCGCGGCGTCGGGGCCGGCGACGTGGTCGCCCTGCAACTGCCGAACTGGCGGGAGGCAGCGGTCACGTTCTGGGCTTCGGCGTTCCTCGGTGCCGTCGTGGTGCCGATCGTGCACTTCTACGGGCGCAAGGAACTGGCGCACATCCTGGCGACCGCCGCACCGCGGGTGTTCGTGACCACCGGAGAGTTCGGCCGTCTGCGTTATCAGCCCGACCTGTGTGCCGGCGTGCCGATCGTCGCCTTGGTCGGCGACGAACACGAGTCCTCGGGTCACGTTTATGCATTCGAGGATCTGCTCGCGGCCGAACCGATGCAAGGCACGGTCGCCGCCGACCCGGCCGCGCCGGCGCTGATCGCGTTCACCTCGGGCACCACCCGGGATCCCAAGGGTGTGATCCACAGCCACCAGACGCTGAGCTTCGAGACCCGCCAGCTACTGGAGAACTACCCGCCTGACCGCGGTCGGCAACTGACCGCGACCCCGGTGGGGCACTTCATCGGAATGCTCGGGGCGTTCCTGATCCCGGTGCTCGAGGGAGCGCCGATCGATCTGTGCGACGTGTGGGATCCGGGGCGCGTGCTGGCGCTCATCGAGCGCGACGGGTTGTCGGTCGGCGGCGGGCCGCCGTACTTCGTGACCAGCCTGCTGGACCATCCCGACTGCAGGCCCGAGCACCTGAGCCACTTCAAGACCGTCGGGCTGGGCGGATCCACGGTGCCGGCAGCGGTCACCCGCAGGCTGACCGACCTCGGCATGTTCGTGTTCCGGTCCTACGGCAGCACCGAGCACCCGTCGATCACCGGGTCGCGGCCCGACGCGCCCGAGGACAAGCGGCTGTTCACCGACGGCGACGCGCGCCCCGGTGTCGAGATCAAACTCGGGCCTGACGGCGAGATCTACAGCCGTGGACCGGATCTGTGCCTGGGCTACATCGACGAGGAGCTCACCGCGCGGGCGTTCGACGACGACGGCTGGTACCGCACCGGCGACATCGGCGTGCTCGACGAGGACGGGTATCTGACGATCACCGACCGCAAGGCGGACGTGATCATCCGCGGCGGGGAGAACATCAGCGCGCTGGAGGTCGAGGAGGTGCTCCTGGCGATGCCGCCGGTCGCCGAGGCCGTCGTCGTCGCCGCGCCCGACGAACGGCTGGGGGAGCACACCGCGGCGGTGCTGCGGATTCGCGACGGGCACGAGATGCCGACGCTCGAGGACGTGCGCGCCCACTTCAGAAGCGTCGGCGTCGCCACCCAGAAGTGGCCCGAGGAGTTGCACCGCGTGCCGGCCGGAGAGGACTTCCCGCGGACCGCCAGCGGCAAGGTGCAGAAGTACATGATCCGGCAACAAGTCGCCGAAAGCGCGCAACGGGTCGTTGCGGCCCAACAAAAATGA
- a CDS encoding IspD/TarI family cytidylyltransferase, with product MELQQRPDAVFAPIAGQSVLARIVRTLASVADVALGGVVVAVAEPLAPSAAAALAGIPAVRVVTAAAPGRRRQCIAAGLQDIGGGSVLLHDLAWPLIAEDTLGRVTAALRDGADAVLPACAVTDSIKDVDTSGAVAATLDRSALRTVQYPRGFDVAVLARLLDTAGADDFDELAAVLTSGAAVTVVDGDTTTSRFELPDDAGYLAAVIASR from the coding sequence ATGGAGCTGCAACAGCGGCCCGATGCGGTGTTCGCGCCGATCGCCGGACAGTCGGTCCTCGCGCGGATCGTGCGCACCCTCGCGTCGGTGGCGGACGTCGCGCTGGGCGGTGTCGTGGTGGCGGTGGCCGAGCCGCTGGCACCGAGCGCGGCAGCGGCATTGGCGGGCATACCGGCGGTGCGCGTGGTGACCGCCGCGGCACCGGGTCGGCGCCGGCAGTGCATCGCCGCCGGATTGCAGGACATCGGCGGCGGATCGGTGCTGCTGCACGACCTCGCCTGGCCGCTGATCGCCGAGGACACCCTGGGGCGCGTCACCGCCGCTCTGCGGGACGGCGCCGACGCCGTACTGCCGGCGTGTGCGGTCACCGACAGCATCAAGGACGTGGACACCTCGGGGGCGGTCGCCGCGACCCTGGACCGGTCCGCGCTGCGGACGGTCCAATACCCGCGCGGCTTCGATGTCGCGGTGCTGGCGCGACTGCTCGACACCGCCGGCGCAGACGATTTCGACGAGCTCGCCGCGGTGCTGACCTCGGGGGCGGCGGTGACGGTGGTCGACGGTGACACCACCACGTCGAGATTCGAATTGCCCGACGACGCAGGCTATCTCGCGGCTGTCATCGCGAGTCGGTGA